A part of Amycolatopsis camponoti genomic DNA contains:
- a CDS encoding alkaline phosphatase family protein: MIRKRIFAAFAAATLVTAGVVTAAVVTGTDEPTAVKPTASAVPAFDHIVLVMFENKKYSSINGSSSAPYFNTLASQSAKFTNAFAITHPSQPNYVALFSGATQGVTDDSCPANLGAKANLGQQLIGAGKTFTGYSEAMPSDGYTGCSSGTYRRKHNSWVDFSNVPAASNVRYSSFPTDFTQLPTVAFVTPDMCNDMHDCSIGTGDTWLKNHLDAYAQWAKTHNSLLITTFDEDSGTSVNQIFTSFTGAHVKVGSYSESINHYTVLRTIEASYGLPGIGGAASKSPILDVWQ; this comes from the coding sequence ATGATCCGCAAGCGGATCTTCGCCGCGTTCGCCGCCGCCACCCTGGTCACAGCCGGTGTCGTCACGGCAGCCGTCGTCACCGGAACGGACGAGCCGACCGCGGTCAAGCCCACCGCTTCGGCCGTGCCGGCGTTCGACCACATCGTCCTCGTGATGTTCGAGAACAAGAAGTACTCGTCGATCAACGGCAGCTCCAGCGCGCCCTACTTCAACACCCTCGCCTCGCAGAGCGCGAAGTTCACCAACGCCTTCGCGATCACCCACCCGAGCCAGCCCAACTACGTCGCCCTCTTCTCGGGCGCCACGCAGGGCGTCACCGACGACTCCTGCCCGGCCAACCTCGGCGCCAAGGCCAACCTCGGCCAGCAGCTGATCGGCGCGGGCAAGACCTTCACGGGCTACTCCGAGGCCATGCCCTCGGACGGCTACACCGGCTGCTCCAGCGGCACCTACCGCCGCAAGCACAACAGCTGGGTCGACTTCTCCAACGTCCCGGCCGCGAGCAACGTCCGCTACTCGAGCTTCCCCACCGACTTCACCCAGTTGCCGACCGTCGCCTTCGTGACGCCCGACATGTGCAACGACATGCACGACTGCTCGATCGGCACCGGCGACACCTGGCTGAAGAACCACCTCGACGCCTACGCCCAGTGGGCCAAGACGCACAACAGCCTGCTGATCACCACCTTCGACGAGGACAGCGGCACGTCGGTGAACCAGATCTTCACCAGCTTCACCGGCGCGCACGTCAAGGTCGGCAGCTACAGCGAGTCCATCAACCACTACACCGTGCTGCGCACGATCGAGGCGTCCTACGGCCTGCCGGGCATCGGCGGCGCCGCGAGCAAGTCGCCGATCCTCGACGTCTGGCAGTAA